Proteins from one Flavobacterium sp. N2038 genomic window:
- a CDS encoding TonB-dependent receptor plug domain-containing protein, with the protein MKKIYFAVLILICFNMYSQTKKDTIIEFDEVIINENRLSTPISKQNRNVYVINSETIKKLPGKTLQEVLQYANGVDIRQRGPFGGQVDISVDGGSFEQTVVLLNGAKIIDSQTAHNMLNLPLPVEAIERIEVLRGPAARIFGINSLTGAINIVTKKPKDSGVLVSTYAGSNFEKDTQDTGDTFYAGGVQVGAVLGKEKQQHSIFASHDKSNGYRYNTGFENNKILYQGNVQINDSNEILGAVGYVNNDFGANGFYAAPGDKNSTEIVQTTFANIQSKHHITERWKIMPRVTYRYNYDDYRYLGDNNLKVGRSQHYTNSIAAELNSSIKTEKGEIGFGAEFRNENIHSSNIGDHDRDNVGLYAEYRTYLFEKLNVNLGTYLNYNSDYKWQIYPGLDASYELTNSLKIVGNLGTSQRIPSFTDLYLNQRPGNIGNPDLTSENAFQSEIGFKYTKKALNLNVNYFYREINNYIDWTRMVTTVPWQSQNYGDLITNGINMRGTYRIDLSKDSKLSFYLGYSYLDSRFKDTRPEPYSKYLISSLKHQITNTIDYQHKDFSVLLATRFNERVTGASYWINDFRISQGLKKFTVFVDAQNIFNTTYYEVGAFPLPARWFSAGVKFVTF; encoded by the coding sequence ATGAAAAAAATCTATTTTGCTGTCTTAATATTAATTTGTTTTAATATGTATTCTCAAACCAAAAAGGATACTATTATTGAGTTTGATGAAGTAATAATTAATGAAAACAGACTAAGCACTCCAATTTCTAAACAAAACAGAAATGTTTATGTGATCAATAGTGAAACTATAAAAAAGCTACCGGGAAAAACGCTTCAGGAAGTATTACAATACGCAAATGGTGTTGATATCAGGCAAAGAGGACCGTTTGGTGGACAAGTCGATATAAGTGTAGACGGCGGAAGTTTTGAACAAACCGTTGTTTTGCTTAACGGCGCAAAAATTATTGACTCTCAAACTGCTCACAATATGCTTAATCTGCCACTTCCGGTAGAAGCAATCGAAAGAATTGAGGTTTTGCGTGGTCCGGCTGCCAGAATTTTTGGAATTAACAGTTTAACCGGAGCAATTAATATTGTGACTAAAAAACCTAAAGATTCGGGAGTATTAGTGAGTACTTATGCCGGTTCTAATTTTGAGAAAGATACGCAAGACACGGGAGATACTTTTTATGCAGGCGGTGTTCAGGTTGGAGCTGTTTTAGGAAAAGAAAAACAGCAACATTCGATTTTTGCTTCGCATGATAAAAGTAATGGGTATCGTTATAATACCGGATTTGAAAACAATAAAATATTGTATCAGGGAAATGTACAAATCAACGATTCAAATGAAATTTTAGGAGCTGTTGGTTATGTAAATAATGATTTTGGTGCAAATGGTTTTTATGCAGCTCCGGGCGATAAGAATTCTACAGAAATTGTGCAGACAACATTTGCCAACATTCAGTCTAAGCATCATATTACCGAAAGATGGAAAATAATGCCGAGAGTTACATACAGATATAATTATGATGATTACAGATACTTAGGAGATAATAATCTAAAAGTTGGAAGAAGTCAGCATTATACTAATTCGATTGCAGCAGAACTTAATTCATCGATAAAAACTGAAAAAGGTGAAATTGGTTTTGGAGCAGAATTTAGAAATGAAAACATTCATTCATCAAATATTGGAGATCATGATCGTGATAATGTTGGACTTTATGCAGAATACAGAACCTATTTGTTCGAAAAGCTTAATGTAAATTTAGGAACATATCTGAACTATAATTCGGATTATAAATGGCAGATTTATCCGGGATTAGATGCTAGTTACGAATTGACAAATAGTTTGAAGATTGTTGGAAATTTAGGAACAAGTCAACGAATTCCTTCTTTTACAGATTTATATCTGAATCAGCGCCCGGGAAATATTGGTAATCCGGATTTAACTTCAGAAAATGCTTTCCAGAGCGAAATAGGATTTAAATACACAAAAAAAGCACTGAACTTAAATGTAAATTATTTCTACAGAGAAATCAATAATTACATTGACTGGACACGTATGGTAACTACGGTGCCGTGGCAAAGTCAAAACTATGGTGATTTGATTACAAACGGAATCAATATGCGCGGAACATACAGAATCGATTTATCAAAAGATTCTAAACTGAGTTTCTATCTTGGATATTCTTATCTGGATTCGAGGTTTAAAGATACACGTCCGGAGCCTTATTCAAAATATTTAATTTCATCATTAAAACATCAGATAACCAATACGATCGATTACCAACATAAAGATTTTTCTGTTTTGTTGGCGACTCGTTTTAACGAAAGAGTTACAGGAGCTTCGTACTGGATTAATGATTTTAGAATCAGTCAGGGACTTAAAAAATTCACTGTATTTGTAGATGCTCAAAATATATTTAATACAACTTATTACGAAGTTGGGGCTTTCCCTTTACCGGCAAGATGGTTTAGCGCTGGTGTAAAATTTGTTACTTTTTAA